tcagtagtgatttagaacattttttattagaacaactatagatagctttgatttttcttctgaaaactgctcatTAATATCCCTTAACCTTttttcaactggagaatgacttgtattcttaacATTTGAtccagttctttatatatttcagaaatgaggactttattagagaaacttgccaAAAATTCTCCATCCCCACATTTTCTCGGTTTCCTTATAATcatggctacattggttttgtttgtacaaaactttttaaatttgatatcaaagttatcatatacatacatatgcccCTCTAGGACAAGGACATCTAGGTAGAGCagaggcctggaattgggaagatatgagttcaaatgtggcctcagacattagctatatgatcctggagaagtcacttaacctctgtttgcctcagtttctcatctgtaaaatgaggacactggagaaggaaatggcaagccactcctgaatctttgacaagaaaactccatggacaagcccatgggatcatgaaaaattggacacaacccaacaataaaaaaacaattctttctcttgtttagtcacaaattcttcccttatccataaatctcaCAGGGAAAATATTCCATGTCCcccaatttacttatgatattatcctttatgtctaaatcttgtgcccattttgaccttttttCAGTGTATGGTGTAGTATGTTGGTTTATACCTTATTTCtgccaaattattttttcccacaAAGTTTCAATCAGATTTAGAAGTTCTGGTTACTTCCTTCTGCTAAGATTTACTCTCATCGATTATAGTTCTGCCCCCTGAAACAAAGAAACACACATCTAATCTCTTTTCAGTGTGACAGTTCTTtagatatttgaatgtaattatGTTTCCATCAAAGTTGCTTCCACTAGTTACTTCAGTTACTCTTTCGATGATATGACTTCTTTCCCCCATACCATTCTGGTCACTGTTCCATGGATGTGTGCTAGCAgatctttgttatttttaaaatgtaaaacttaGAATGGGTCACGATGTTCTAGATGTTGTCTGAATACAGTGGGACTCTCACCATCCTCGCTCTGGACAGCGTATCtctcattgtcttcttttggttGCCAAATCACACTTGTTTCATGTTGAATTTGCACCAGATTTTCTTTGTCCATTTTCCTCTCTATCTTGTTCTAATACATTTGATGGTTCCAACCAAAGTATGAACTTTACATTTCTCCCCATGAAATTTAATTTCAATAAATTTAGCCTAATATTCTTGCTTAGTGATAAGTAAAATGGggacactggagaaggaaatggcaagccactccttAGAGATCTTTATCTCCCGTATATTGTATATTACCTGCTTATGTCAGGCTAATAACATCAGCATAGTTGATAAGAATGCCTTTTAAAgttttatccaagtcactgaaaaaaaaccaaaaaaacccaagaagCAAAGGCAGCATGATTATGCAtcagacccaggttcaaatcccagatcagatgctttctagctgtgaccCTTCCCAAGTCTCTTAATCACTCTGTGAttcagttcctttatctgtaaagtgaaggtaGGGGGTGGGTATAGCCTTGATTATCTATGacatctcttctagctctaagtctctgATCCTACCACATTCCTGGGGCATTCCTTTAGGGACCTAACATTAAACTTTAATTGTACTCTTTGGTTCTAGTCATGCAACTAGTTTTGAGTACATTTAATTATGCTTTTATCTAGTCCAGACCTTTCTATTTTACCATGAGAACAGCATGAAATAATTTTAGATACCTTCCTATAATCtagttatgttgtttctttggcGTTCACCCAAATGCAATTCATTCTGTCATTAAAGGAGTTGAGGTTAGTCACATCTTAATGGAGCCATGctgactattttcttttctttatactcATAAACTTTCcattaataatagaaatattattactTGTTACATTAATcacatataattattatatattatattattaaaataataggaattattatatattataataaaacactAGAATTTTGTCGGGAATTGAAGTACCCCGTAGTACCTTTCATTTGCAGATGCTACCTTCTATTCTTTTTGAAAATAGGGACAATATTTGCAGGCTTCTAGTCCCACAGCGGGGGTTTTTCCCTCCATGATTATTCAGAGGTCACTGACATTAGTTTAGCAATCACCTCCTCCAGTTCCTTGCAGTACCAGTAGAATGCCAGAGTCACTAGATGCTCttatcttttcccttatcttGGTTTTAAGTGCTCTGTTGACTTTTTTTTGAATTGTCTTTCCAAATACTAGTGTTTtttgctagaaaaaaaaatagaaacaaaataaaaatttcttataCCTACCTACCCCATCCATGCCAAGCAAACAGCCTATTCTCTtctgtgatttcctttttttaaaaatttaaccatttattaatattcattttaacatggttacatgattcatgctcctcctttccccttcaccccgccgcactccccccacccatggccaacgcacatttccattggttttaacatgtgtcattgatcaagacctatttcgaaattgttggtagttgcattagtgtggtagtttcgagtccacatcctcaatcatgtccaccccaactcatgcgttcaagcagttgtttttcttatatgtttcctctcctgcagtccttcctctgaatgtgggtagtgttcttttccataaatccctcagaggtgtcctggatcactgcattgctgctagtacagaagcctattacattcgattttaccataatatatcagtctctgtgtacaatgttcttctggctctgctcctttcactctgcatctgttcccggaggtctttccagttcacatggaattccttcagttccttttagcacaatagtattccatcaccaacatataccataatttgttcagccattccccaattgaaggacataccctccttttccagttttttgccaccacaaaaagcacagctataaatattttcgtacaagtctgtttatttatgatctctttggggtacaaacccaacattgGTATGGCTGGTGTGATTTCCTTTTTGCCTCATagcttaatttaaaataaatgcaccCCCCAAAAGCCCTTTTTTGTTATTCTCAGAATTTGTTATATTCATGCTCTTTTACTTTCCATTGTTTCTATGTTGTGATTATTTAGttgtctttgtgactcctttaggcaaggatactggagtggtttgctatttccttctccagcttattttgcagataaggaaactgagacaatcagggttaagtgatttgcccaaggtcacgtagctaataagtgtctgaggctggattgaactCAGATCTGGCTGTGTATCCCCTGAACTGCCTAGCTGCCATGTAATATCTATATAGATTTATACCCATAGATTTATAACCATCTATATAGATTTATACCAATACAAAGAATGAACTTGTCATTAAGACAAATTATTGATCTATGGTAATTTAACATCCTTTAGCCTATTTCCACAATTgtaaaatgggcagctaggtgggtgctctggagctaggaagatctgagagcaaatctgccctcagatgcttactagttgtgtgaccctgggcaagtcctttcaccctgttaatctcagtttcctcatccataaaatgagctggagaaggaaatggcagggcagctaagtagctcattGGAAAGAACgaagtctggagacaggaggtccttggttcaaatctggcctcagacatttcctagctctgtggttCTGGGCAAGATACTTATTTCTACTTGCCTAGTCtttattattcttctgctttggaacttatATTTCATATTGATTCTGAAACAGACGGTAATTATtctcactaaataaataaataataataaaaaaaaggaaatgacaaattgcacttgtatctttgccaagaaaatcccaaatggggtcatgaaaagtcagccatgactgaacaacaaaaatgaggaTGAGATTGTGCCAACCTATCTCTAGGTTTTTCTGAGGATCACCAAAGTGCTATATGAAGCTGAGCTGTGGTTAAGAGTAGTGATTCTTGAGTACAAAgatgatttttcccttttgttttcctGTCACAGGGCAGTGTATTATTGCACATATTAGTCACTTAAAGGACTTCAGTTGTGTTGAACTGAATTATTTCAGTTAGCTGTATAGAAAGATTCCTAGCTTTGCACTTTCTTACTACATTGAAAGAGTGATTGGCTTATTTAAAAATGCCTTGTTTGCTTtggcagtttctctctctcttgtccaGCTGTTTTTGCCAAAGATGATCCTTCTAAACTTAATAGCTGTAAGATCTTGGATAAGTCTTTTAACTTTTctgaacttcattttcctcatttgtaaactgagaATAATAGTGTGTGAAAGATTTCAAACTAGCAGCAACCCTATGGGAGAATGgcccaaatcactaataattagagaaacgaaAACTAAAGAAACTTTGAATTTTCACCCCACATACATTAGATTGGCTAAGttgacaaaaacagaaaatgtcaAATTCTGGGGGATAGGGAGCTCTGAGACAAAACAGGtactgttttatttattattatttatcatttatttattttaattaatagtaataaaacatttattattagtTAATGtcctgttggtggagctgtgaactggtccatcCATTtcggaaagcaatttggaatttttcccTAAGAGTTACTaacttgttcatatcttttgattccTCGGATACCATTCTTAGGACTTTAtcccaaagtgatcaaagaaagagaaaaaagacccctatttacagaaatatttatagcaactctttttgatTTGTTAAAAACTGGAAACCAAGGGGTtgttcatcagttgggaaatggtaGAACAGCgatggcatatgaatgtgattgtgttataagaaatgatgaagggaagcAATTTCAGAGGAGATACCTGAGGACACtcctgtgaactgatacagagtggaatgagcagaaccaggagaacagtttgAATTTAATACACATCAATGAAGTTAGCAAATATAATTCCAGAGAAACCATGATGAAACAGGTTGCCCACCTCTTGAAAAAGACACTCCAGGTACAAACTGAGACATATCTTTTTGGAtataatgtggaaatttgttttgtatgactatgcatatttattccaaggaatttgtttttatttttcattgggGGTGAGAGAGGAGATAAgcagaaaagataaaattttaattaattgaaaaattaaattaaatttaaaaaaattatacacaaGGTACttaacctcacagggttgttgtgaagatcaaatgagaatttcTATGAAGAGTTCTTCTGACTGTTGGTAATGATAGGAGAGCATCACCTATACACATATCCATGTTGCAGGTATATCAGCTCTAatatgggcatctaggtggtatagtgtgctagacttggagtcaggaagacctgagttaaaatccagcatgagatatttactagctgtgtgatcctgggcaagtcccttaactttctttgcctcagttttctcatttctaacatGAGGCTCTTTGTAGCACCTACtttacagagttattgtgaggatccaatgagataattatagcacttaGTCCGGTACATtgtaagcattaaataaatgttattcttATCTGCAAAGTTACAGTTCTTTACAGAggttgatttattttttccttaagtcACTTTGTCTACTGACAATCTTCTGAATTGGCAtgcattctctctttctctctctacccctttctccctctctcccctcctcctcttcctccttctctctctctctccctccccttttcccctctctctttcccctcccttttttcccctctctctccctcccccttttcccttctctctcctctctctctctcttcccctttcccctccctctctctctctctctctctgtctctctctgtctctctgtctctctgtctctctgtctgtctgtctgcccctctctctctctctctctctctctctctctctctctctctcacacacacacacacacacacacacacacgctcacgTATAGCTAGTGATAGGTGCCATAATGTTGGACAGTATCCACTTCTAGCTatcatagtattaaaaaaaaatggggatgctACTCTTTTCACCAGATATCAGGGAGGAATTGTATAAATTATTGGAACCTCCGTGTACTTTGCCTTGTGGGTTGTTTCAGTCTTAGTTACCAGTTAATCTCTCCCCCTATCTTTATTCGTACCTCAAatacattttggggaaaaaaaacggGGGGAACAGGgaaaggatttctttttaaaactctaatcAAGCTAATTAAAATCCCTTTTTCATGGATGGAGGGTTTATTTTGCTCCCTGGTTTGTGATTGTGGATGGCGTATCTTTCTTAGATGTCCCTCAAAGTCATCTGTCATGAAGGGATGGAGAAAAAACCTGATTTGATGCTGCTTATTGTGTTTATTTCGCTCTCCGGGTCTGACAGGGTCTGTTTTGCTCACTCTAGTACTATCTTTCTCATGGGACCAGTGAAGCAGTTGAAACGCATGTTTGAGACTACACGACTGATTGCAACCATCGTGATGTTGGTAAGGATTGCATTTTAGCCAGGATTCCAAATGGAGAATTTAAAATTCTGTTGTAaagtctgattttttaaaaaaaatagtaatttctatactacttctttctttttctttgctttgaacTATCCCCCGTCTTAGAATTGGTGTTAAAGTAATTTCTTTTcatctagttaaaaaaaaatcttcctttaacAAGTAGTTCATTCGTGATTTAGAAATGCCATTTCTGGTGAGCTCCTCCAGAGGGCAATGCCTGTCAAGATTGTAGTTTCTTAACTGATGGGTTAATTAAAAGAGGAGTGTTAGCTTTCTGGGGAAGATGGGAACATACCCATCCCAGGCCAAGAGGCCTTGGCTTTTCcttcagaaatataaaaattccTTCTGTTGGTGTAACCTAGTTTTCCAGGATTGGcattccttttctccattctgGATTGGTACCTTCAGTCTTGTTTTCATCTTTCCACCCTCTCTCTCCTGCTGCCATGTTCATTCTATCCTCTCTGCGCCTTTGCAGATGCTGTTACCTCTACCTTTGGTgtcttcttctcatctctctggCTATTCCTTCATTCCAGGCCCAGGACAAGTGCAACTTCTACTCTGAAGCCTCCCCGGACTATTCCATTCTGCCTAGAAACGAAGGATTTATAGAGGGAAGGGAATttagatcatctagcccaactaTTGTAAAATTGCTTTCTATTGTTCCCTCCTTTGAACTCATAGCATCCTTCCTGTGGGTACCAGAtagctctgggcctcagtttccttcaaaataaagagaggaggggaggttagatggtctctgaaatcCTTTTTTCATTTCAGTCTATTCTACTATGAGCTCAGATTTGATTGTACATTTTATTCTCATGTTATCTATAACGAAGAATACAATTATAGCTGCTGCCACTGCCCTATTTTCCAAATCATCTAACAGTGGAAGACATGTACTGTGGAATAAGACACTTGTCGTTTGCTTAAGATCCCAGGAGGGAGGGGACATGGATGGCTGAATTCATAAATATCAGGTCTTCTCAGTCATTCTTTGTCTGACTTGGATAAATCTCATTTGAAGATGGCTTTCAGGAAACCATTTGATGGCAGATGGATCCCTTTGCCTCTTTAAGGTGTGATGAGTTTGATGTCAACATGTATTCCCTCAAGGCCTGGTAACTtaagagatattttttttaacctaaaaggACTTTGCATACAAATATGTTTTTTGGAAGAGTATTATATTTGTTTGTGGGACAGTGTTTCTTAGCCCTTTGTCAGAGCAGCAGATTAGAGGTGGGCTAGAGGGACAGAGAggccatttttccttttataactgATGTGGCTCTTTGTTAGGCAGCTTGTCTCCTAATTCATCTGTCACTTCTTTGTGttcagttatttaaaataaagttttgggCACTCTGGTGAGGAGGAATCACACTTTTTTATGTCCTTGTCAGGAATGATGGATATAGTTTTAGAAGCCTTTTTGGTTAGAGTAAAAGATTATTCAGAGTAAGGCAAACttttagctctctctctcttttttttttttttggatgggaGACATTTATTTTGCTGAAGTCTCTCTTATATAAAACTTAAACTTGCTTTTCTGTGtcttaataattttaatgaatatctccattttcccctctagttGTGTCTTGTACTCACTCTGTGTTCTGCCTTCTGGGTGAGtatgattttctttccttccaaagtCTCTCTGGCTTATGCTAGTTgtaaacctattttttaaaaagaaaaacctcaaatgtaattgctttcttctttttttcagtggCACAACAAGGGACTTGCTCTCATTTTCTGCATTTTGCAATCTTTGGCCTTAACATGGTAAGTAatattattcattaattcaaacaATGATGATGTATCAGGTGTCTATTCTGTGCAAAGTCCTGGGGTGGGTGTTAGAGGAGGGATgaagataataatttaaaaagaatatttctgtCTTATCTCCACCCAAGTTCTGGCATTTCTGGGTTAATGTAGCTTAAGGAGATAAAAGTCAAAAGTCAATACCTGTCAAGTAGGAGGATTAGGAAGGTACGGGTGGGGAGTGGGGTATGAAAAGCAATGAGCATCTGGTTTAATTGTGTCCAACTGAGTTTGTACAGCAAGGGTATCTTTCATCACCTTCATTTGGAATTACAGCCTTTTTAAAGTATCTGATTTCTGTCTCTTTGCTTCCCCTCACGTGTGGGCAACTCTTAACCCTTCCATGGGTTTTCATCATTTTGGGAGACTATACGGCGTGTATATATGTGGCAAAGTTTTGCAAATGAACCTGTACCTAAATCAGGATTGCCTTTGGCTAT
The genomic region above belongs to Gracilinanus agilis isolate LMUSP501 unplaced genomic scaffold, AgileGrace unplaced_scaffold14292, whole genome shotgun sequence and contains:
- the LOC123254083 gene encoding vesicle transport protein SFT2B-like, which gives rise to MEKKPDLMLLIVFISLSGSDRVCFAHSSTIFLMGPVKQLKRMFETTRLIATIVMLMLLPLPLVSSSHLSGYSFIPGPGQLCLVLTLCSAFWWHNKGLALIFCILQSLALTW